One Leifsonia shinshuensis DNA window includes the following coding sequences:
- a CDS encoding carbohydrate ABC transporter permease translates to MTTATRTSAAPKRAPRRRALGIDRRPGFLTYGILIAIFVGGAYPLWWSFVAGSSDSTVLTSTWPPLLPGGQFWKNVGAVLDTVPFWQALGNSIIVSTVITVSVVAFSTLAGYAFAKLRFRGREGLLVFVIGTLAVPTQLGIIPLFMVMKQFGWTGTLGAVIVPTLVTAFGVFFMRQYLVDVIPEELIEAARVDGANMIRTFWHVGVPAARPAMAILGLFTFMTAWTDYLWPLLVASQNPTLQVALSQLQSAKYVDYSIVLAGAVLATIPLLILFVLAGKQLVSGIMAGAVKG, encoded by the coding sequence ATGACCACCGCGACCCGCACCTCCGCCGCACCGAAGCGTGCCCCGCGCCGCCGCGCGCTCGGCATCGACCGCCGGCCGGGCTTCCTCACCTACGGCATCCTGATCGCGATCTTCGTCGGCGGCGCCTACCCGCTGTGGTGGTCGTTCGTCGCCGGCTCCAGCGACAGCACCGTGCTGACCTCGACGTGGCCTCCGCTGCTGCCGGGCGGCCAATTCTGGAAGAACGTCGGCGCCGTGCTCGACACCGTGCCGTTCTGGCAGGCGCTCGGCAACTCGATCATCGTCTCCACGGTCATCACCGTCTCGGTCGTCGCATTCTCGACGCTCGCCGGGTACGCGTTCGCGAAGCTGCGGTTCCGCGGCCGCGAAGGGCTGCTGGTGTTCGTCATCGGGACGCTCGCGGTGCCAACGCAGCTGGGCATCATCCCGCTGTTCATGGTGATGAAGCAGTTCGGCTGGACCGGGACGCTCGGCGCGGTGATCGTGCCGACCCTGGTGACGGCGTTCGGCGTGTTCTTCATGCGGCAGTACCTGGTGGATGTCATCCCCGAGGAGCTGATCGAGGCCGCGCGCGTCGACGGCGCGAACATGATCCGCACCTTCTGGCACGTCGGTGTCCCCGCGGCGCGGCCGGCCATGGCGATCCTCGGCCTGTTCACCTTCATGACCGCGTGGACCGACTACCTCTGGCCGCTGCTCGTCGCCTCGCAGAACCCGACCCTGCAGGTCGCACTGAGCCAGCTCCAGTCGGCCAAGTACGTCGACTACTCGATCGTGCTCGCCGGCGCGGTGCTCGCGACCATCCCCCTGCTCATCCTCTTCGTGCTCGCCGGCAAGCAGCTGGTCTCCGGCATCATGGCCGGCGCGGTGAAAGGTTAA